In Lepidochelys kempii isolate rLepKem1 chromosome 8, rLepKem1.hap2, whole genome shotgun sequence, a single genomic region encodes these proteins:
- the TTC4 gene encoding tetratricopeptide repeat protein 4 isoform X2 — MEAAEGQAEGAGPASFLDKFQTQRYTGGFNPESWEQEFDKIPMFMKKSPAEIDPEQNPDLACLQSIIFDEDRSPEDQANTYKNEGNEYFKEKNYKKAVISYTEGLKKKCSDQDLNAVLYTNRAATQFYLGNYRSALSDVIAARKLKPNHLKAIIRGALCHLELKNFPEAMAWCEEGLRIDSKEKKLVETRAKADRLKRAEQRDVRKAKLKEKKEQSQKEVLLTAIKERNIKLFLEACKEEDEISDGLAEMSLNGLNSDSAMGTKVYLDDNGNLNWPVLFLYPEYGQTDFISAFHEDCRFIDHILVMFAELPPWDSERKYHPSNLELYFEDEAREEMYQLNTENTLLQVLQHQRYFVKAGTPTFLVLVKLSPFSKNYFFGKKVHRLK; from the exons GAATTTGACAAGATCCCCATGTTTATGAAGAAATCCCCTGCCGAAATTGATCCTGAACAGAATCCTGATTTGGCATGCCTTCAGTCAATCATTTTTGATGAGGATCGATCTCCTGAAG aCCAAGCAAACACCTATAAGAATGAGGGGAATGAATACTTCAAGGAAAAGAACTACAAGAAAGCTGTAATCTCATATACTGAAGGGTTAAAAAAGAAATGCAGTGACCAAGATTTGAATGCTGTGCTTTATACTAACCGAGCTGCCACACAGTTTTATCTGG GTAACTACCGTTCTGCTCTCAGTGATGTGATTGCAGCAAGAAAGCTAAAACCCAACCATCTCAAAGCAATAATAAGAg gAGCTTTGTGTCATTTGGAATTAAAGAATTTCCCTGAAGCAATGGCATGGTGTGAGGAGGGTCTGAGGATAGATTCGAAGGAAAAGAAACTTGTGGAAACGAGAGCCAAAGCTGACAGATTAAag CGAGCTGAACAGCGGGATGTAAGGAAAGCAAAACTGAAGGAGAAGAAGGAACAGTCTCAAAAGGAAGTCTTACTCACTGCTATAAAG GAAAGGAATATCAAGCTGTTTCTAGAGGCCTGTAAGGAGGAAGATGAAATATCAGATGGTCTGGCTGAGATGTCTTTAAATGGACTGAATTCTGACAGTGCTATGGGCACAAAGGTCTACTTAGATGATAATGGCAATCTAAACTGGCCTGTGCTCTTCCTCTATCCCGAATATGGGCAAACGGATTTCATCTCAGCTTTTCACGAGGACTGCAG ATTTATTGATCATATACTGGTGATGTTTGCTGAGTTACCTCCTTGGGATTCGGAAAGAAAATATCATCCCAGCAACCTAGAG CTGTATTTTGAAGATGAAGCAAGAGAAGAAATGTACCAGCTGAACACAGAAAACACACTGCTACAAGTGCTGCAGCACCAAAG GTACTTCGTAAAGGCTGGGACACCTACTTTTTTGGTTTTAGTAAAGCTTTCTCCTTTCTCTAAGAATTACTTTTTTGGCAAGAAGGTGCATCGACTAAAATGA
- the TTC4 gene encoding tetratricopeptide repeat protein 4 isoform X1, which yields MEAAEGQAEGAGPASFLDKFQTQRYTGGFNPESWEQEFDKIPMFMKKSPAEIDPEQNPDLACLQSIIFDEDRSPEDQANTYKNEGNEYFKEKNYKKAVISYTEGLKKKCSDQDLNAVLYTNRAATQFYLGNYRSALSDVIAARKLKPNHLKAIIRGALCHLELKNFPEAMAWCEEGLRIDSKEKKLVETRAKADRLKRAEQRDVRKAKLKEKKEQSQKEVLLTAIKERNIKLFLEACKEEDEISDGLAEMSLNGLNSDSAMGTKVYLDDNGNLNWPVLFLYPEYGQTDFISAFHEDCRFIDHILVMFAELPPWDSERKYHPSNLELYFEDEAREEMYQLNTENTLLQVLQHQRSCSKVTNKNSDPESCCSGLHLNYHSIKLSSMHNPCH from the exons GAATTTGACAAGATCCCCATGTTTATGAAGAAATCCCCTGCCGAAATTGATCCTGAACAGAATCCTGATTTGGCATGCCTTCAGTCAATCATTTTTGATGAGGATCGATCTCCTGAAG aCCAAGCAAACACCTATAAGAATGAGGGGAATGAATACTTCAAGGAAAAGAACTACAAGAAAGCTGTAATCTCATATACTGAAGGGTTAAAAAAGAAATGCAGTGACCAAGATTTGAATGCTGTGCTTTATACTAACCGAGCTGCCACACAGTTTTATCTGG GTAACTACCGTTCTGCTCTCAGTGATGTGATTGCAGCAAGAAAGCTAAAACCCAACCATCTCAAAGCAATAATAAGAg gAGCTTTGTGTCATTTGGAATTAAAGAATTTCCCTGAAGCAATGGCATGGTGTGAGGAGGGTCTGAGGATAGATTCGAAGGAAAAGAAACTTGTGGAAACGAGAGCCAAAGCTGACAGATTAAag CGAGCTGAACAGCGGGATGTAAGGAAAGCAAAACTGAAGGAGAAGAAGGAACAGTCTCAAAAGGAAGTCTTACTCACTGCTATAAAG GAAAGGAATATCAAGCTGTTTCTAGAGGCCTGTAAGGAGGAAGATGAAATATCAGATGGTCTGGCTGAGATGTCTTTAAATGGACTGAATTCTGACAGTGCTATGGGCACAAAGGTCTACTTAGATGATAATGGCAATCTAAACTGGCCTGTGCTCTTCCTCTATCCCGAATATGGGCAAACGGATTTCATCTCAGCTTTTCACGAGGACTGCAG ATTTATTGATCATATACTGGTGATGTTTGCTGAGTTACCTCCTTGGGATTCGGAAAGAAAATATCATCCCAGCAACCTAGAG CTGTATTTTGAAGATGAAGCAAGAGAAGAAATGTACCAGCTGAACACAGAAAACACACTGCTACAAGTGCTGCAGCACCAAAG ATCTTGCTCCAAAGTCACCAATAAAAACTCGGACCCGGAATCTTGCTGTTCAGGACTGCATCTTAACTATCATTCCATAAAACTCAGCAGCATGCATAATCCTTGCCACTAA